In the Leptospira johnsonii genome, one interval contains:
- a CDS encoding phage baseplate plug family protein, giving the protein MIDLEYLPISSSEIPIEKDFTIGETYSFRFLYNERFDFYTCTILDSDANILFTTKICYARELIDAQIENLGISRLIIPLNPQEIEQNRVLQGQIVNQKMFGNDILLILGRSVEE; this is encoded by the coding sequence ATGATCGATCTAGAATATTTGCCTATTTCTTCGAGTGAAATCCCCATTGAGAAGGATTTTACAATAGGGGAGACTTATTCTTTCCGTTTCTTGTATAATGAAAGATTTGATTTTTATACATGTACGATCTTGGATTCGGATGCGAATATCCTATTTACGACTAAGATTTGTTATGCGAGAGAGCTTATCGATGCGCAGATCGAAAATTTAGGCATTAGCCGCTTGATCATTCCATTGAATCCACAGGAGATCGAGCAGAATCGTGTGCTCCAAGGCCAGATCGTAAATCAGAAAATGTTTGGGAATGATATCCTTTTGATCCTTGGAAGGTCTGTGGAAGAATGA
- a CDS encoding phage baseplate protein, which translates to MPAIVQRAKSLFYGERTQTYLKGDGTDLIFDSTISISKDRSANATSHAVEKGSDITDHVTDEPIGISLTAIISDSDWDPLDPLSFINKKVKERLSLLYDWMDKKVIIAFYSYDEIIESLIIESVSEEQAVDLGDGRKLSLRLKKIVIAEPRKVEVTLKSPVPKTGAAATATKQVSGNAGASKSICSGL; encoded by the coding sequence ATGCCTGCAATTGTTCAAAGAGCCAAGAGTTTATTTTACGGGGAAAGAACCCAAACATATCTGAAGGGTGATGGAACCGATCTTATATTTGATTCAACTATTTCTATTTCCAAGGATCGTAGCGCTAATGCCACAAGCCATGCGGTAGAAAAAGGATCGGATATAACCGATCATGTTACCGACGAGCCGATCGGAATTTCCTTAACAGCAATCATTTCCGATTCCGACTGGGATCCATTAGATCCATTATCGTTTATAAACAAAAAAGTTAAGGAACGATTATCGCTTCTATACGATTGGATGGACAAGAAGGTAATTATCGCCTTTTATTCCTACGACGAAATAATAGAAAGTCTAATCATTGAATCAGTTTCAGAAGAGCAAGCAGTCGACCTAGGCGACGGACGTAAGTTAAGCCTAAGGTTGAAAAAAATAGTAATAGCCGAACCAAGAAAAGTAGAAGTCACCCTGAAATCTCCGGTCCCAAAAACAGGTGCTGCTGCCACGGCTACAAAACAAGTTTCTGGAAATGCAGGTGCAAGCAAAAGTATCTGCAGTGGATTATAA